From Haloglomus litoreum, the proteins below share one genomic window:
- the glmM gene encoding phosphoglucosamine mutase — translation MEVFGSSGVRGVVGDLMTPAFVGRVARAAGAVWRDSHDGPGRPVAALARDTRRTGETFADAAAAGLTSVGLDVHRLGVVPTPGLQAYAESEGVPGLMVTASHNPPEYNGIKLIGGDGIELDRSELERVEAHVRAMRSDGAVGPGYAAWNETGRSRSVGDARRRYVESVVEAVDHGAIAAADLTVALDPGHGAGALTSPDLFRELGCEVVTVNATPDGHFPGRNPEPVPENLGDLGRLVRAADADVGIAHDGDADRAVFYDAAGRPVEGDATLAALAAADLAPGDATVSAVNVSQRLVEAARGADADLELTPIGSTHIITRIEELQAEGTRVPVAGEGNGGVLFPPYRLARDGAYTAARFCELLAGRGDIAGVADGPRTVREIVAPFDGYENVRLNVSHGGGTEREAMLDAIEAHAAAADADVTTIDGYRLDFGDSWVLARESGTEPLVRVYAEAPSRERAEELAHAMRDDILAATNEG, via the coding sequence ATGGAGGTGTTCGGCTCCAGCGGGGTCCGCGGCGTGGTCGGCGACCTGATGACGCCGGCGTTCGTCGGCCGGGTCGCGCGCGCCGCCGGGGCCGTCTGGCGCGACTCCCACGACGGCCCCGGCCGACCGGTCGCCGCCCTCGCCCGCGACACCCGCCGGACCGGTGAGACGTTCGCCGACGCGGCAGCGGCCGGTCTCACAAGCGTCGGGCTCGACGTCCACCGGCTCGGGGTCGTCCCCACCCCGGGGCTGCAGGCGTACGCCGAGAGCGAGGGCGTCCCCGGGCTGATGGTGACGGCCAGCCACAACCCGCCGGAGTACAACGGCATCAAGCTCATCGGTGGCGACGGCATCGAGCTGGACCGCTCGGAACTGGAACGGGTCGAGGCCCACGTCCGCGCGATGCGGTCGGACGGGGCCGTCGGCCCCGGCTACGCGGCGTGGAACGAGACGGGCCGGAGCCGGTCCGTCGGCGACGCCCGCCGCCGGTACGTCGAGAGCGTCGTCGAGGCGGTCGACCACGGAGCCATCGCCGCGGCCGACCTGACGGTCGCGCTCGACCCCGGCCACGGCGCCGGCGCACTCACCTCGCCCGACCTGTTCCGCGAACTCGGCTGCGAGGTCGTCACGGTCAACGCGACGCCGGATGGCCACTTCCCCGGGCGCAACCCCGAGCCTGTCCCGGAGAACCTCGGCGACCTCGGGCGCCTCGTCCGGGCGGCCGACGCCGACGTCGGCATCGCCCACGACGGGGACGCAGACCGCGCGGTCTTCTACGACGCTGCCGGGCGCCCTGTCGAGGGGGACGCCACGCTCGCCGCGCTCGCCGCGGCCGACCTCGCCCCCGGCGACGCGACGGTCTCCGCGGTCAACGTCTCCCAGCGCCTCGTCGAGGCCGCCCGGGGGGCCGACGCCGACCTCGAACTCACACCCATCGGGAGCACGCACATCATCACGCGCATCGAGGAGCTGCAGGCCGAGGGGACCCGCGTCCCGGTCGCCGGCGAGGGGAACGGTGGCGTCCTGTTCCCCCCGTACCGGCTGGCCCGCGACGGCGCCTACACGGCCGCGCGCTTCTGTGAACTGCTCGCCGGCCGCGGCGACATCGCCGGCGTCGCCGACGGTCCACGGACGGTCCGCGAGATCGTGGCGCCGTTCGACGGCTACGAGAACGTCCGGCTCAACGTGAGCCACGGCGGCGGCACCGAGCGCGAGGCGATGCTCGACGCCATCGAGGCGCACGCGGCCGCGGCCGACGCCGACGTGACGACCATCGACGGCTACCGGCTCGACTTCGGGGACAGCTGGGTGCTGGCCCGCGAGTCGGGAACGGAGCCGCTCGTGCGCGTCTACGCGGAGGCGCCCAGCCGCGAGCGCGCCGAGGAGCTCGCCCACGCGATGCGGGACGACATCCTCGCGGCGACGAACGAGGGCTGA
- a CDS encoding beta-ribofuranosylaminobenzene 5'-phosphate synthase family protein, translating to MRATVSTGARLHVGFANLSLAHERLYGGVGLALAEPRVRLSATPAETVTCHAADAAVDEPDVACVREYATAVCDLLGVPGAELAVEATLPRHVGLGSGTATALATLAAVARAHGEDVRSRERAPALGRGGRSGVGVAAFEQGGFVVDAGHPTERFTTRPPAQGNWTVPTVLARHALPADWRVVLALPDAEQGRHGSDEDDSMGAVVESADPSVADDLAALTVRRLLPAAAEGRLGAFGDAIAEFGRLNGAWYADEQGGVYRPPAGQVVEELRESPAVAGVGQSSWGPAVYALTDADRAGTARRAAHAALDAAESDGDVLITRPRNEGATIESEA from the coding sequence ATGCGAGCCACCGTCTCGACCGGCGCGCGACTCCACGTCGGCTTCGCCAACCTCTCGCTGGCGCACGAGCGCCTCTACGGCGGCGTCGGGCTGGCACTCGCGGAGCCGCGCGTCCGTCTCTCCGCGACACCGGCGGAGACGGTGACCTGTCACGCCGCGGACGCGGCGGTCGACGAGCCCGACGTGGCGTGTGTCCGCGAGTACGCGACTGCGGTCTGCGACCTCCTCGGGGTTCCGGGGGCCGAACTGGCCGTCGAGGCGACGCTCCCGCGCCACGTGGGGCTCGGGAGCGGGACGGCGACGGCGCTCGCGACGCTGGCCGCGGTCGCCCGAGCACACGGCGAGGACGTTCGGTCCCGGGAGCGCGCGCCGGCGCTGGGTCGAGGTGGTCGCTCGGGCGTCGGCGTCGCCGCGTTCGAGCAGGGGGGGTTCGTCGTGGATGCGGGCCACCCGACGGAGCGGTTCACCACCCGGCCGCCCGCGCAGGGGAACTGGACGGTACCCACGGTGCTCGCGCGGCACGCCCTCCCGGCCGACTGGCGGGTGGTGCTTGCGCTCCCCGACGCCGAGCAGGGCCGCCACGGCAGCGACGAGGACGACAGTATGGGTGCCGTCGTGGAGTCGGCGGACCCGTCGGTGGCCGACGACCTCGCGGCGCTGACGGTCCGGCGCCTGCTCCCCGCGGCGGCCGAGGGACGGCTAGGGGCGTTCGGGGACGCTATCGCCGAGTTCGGCCGGCTCAACGGAGCCTGGTACGCCGACGAACAGGGCGGCGTCTACCGTCCCCCTGCCGGACAGGTCGTCGAGGAGCTGCGTGAGTCACCGGCCGTCGCCGGTGTCGGCCAGTCGTCGTGGGGGCCGGCCGTGTACGCGCTCACGGACGCCGACCGGGCGGGCACCGCGCGACGAGCGGCCCACGCAGCCCTCGACGCGGCCGAGAGCGACGGGGACGTGTTGATCACCCGGCCGCGCAACGAGGGCGCCACCATCGAGAGCGAGGCGTAG
- the pdxS gene encoding pyridoxal 5'-phosphate synthase lyase subunit PdxS: protein MSEATDLEELERGTELVKRGFAKMQKGGVIMDVVNREQARIAEDVGAVAVMNLEAVPADIRKRGGVARMADPGSLTEIIDEVSIPVMGKARIGHTKEAEILEAAGADMVDESEVLTPADNDYHIEKEEFTAPFVCGARNLQEALRRIDEGAAMIRTKGEAGTGDVNQAVTHQRAIKSAIRELEGKTHEEREKWAREHEAPADLVHQTAEMGRLPVVNFAAGGIATPADAALMMHHGCDGIFVGSGIFGAEDPEAMGRAIVEAVNNWDDPERLVEIATDIGKGMKGDSNVDMPEEEKLQGRGV from the coding sequence ATGAGCGAGGCCACCGATCTCGAGGAACTCGAACGCGGGACGGAGCTGGTCAAGCGCGGGTTCGCGAAGATGCAGAAGGGCGGCGTCATCATGGACGTCGTCAACCGCGAGCAGGCCCGTATCGCCGAGGACGTCGGCGCCGTCGCCGTGATGAACCTCGAGGCGGTGCCCGCCGACATCCGCAAGCGGGGCGGTGTCGCGCGGATGGCCGACCCCGGGAGCCTGACCGAGATCATCGACGAGGTCTCCATCCCGGTGATGGGCAAGGCCCGCATCGGCCACACGAAGGAGGCCGAGATTCTCGAGGCCGCCGGCGCCGACATGGTCGACGAGTCCGAGGTGCTCACCCCCGCCGACAACGACTACCACATCGAGAAGGAGGAGTTCACGGCACCGTTCGTCTGTGGCGCCCGGAACCTGCAGGAGGCACTCCGGCGCATCGACGAGGGTGCCGCGATGATCCGGACGAAGGGCGAGGCCGGCACCGGCGACGTGAACCAGGCCGTGACCCACCAGCGCGCCATCAAGTCCGCCATCCGCGAACTGGAGGGGAAGACCCACGAGGAGCGCGAGAAGTGGGCCCGCGAGCACGAGGCCCCCGCCGACCTGGTCCACCAGACCGCCGAGATGGGCCGGCTCCCCGTCGTCAACTTCGCGGCCGGTGGCATCGCCACCCCGGCCGACGCCGCCCTGATGATGCACCACGGCTGCGACGGCATCTTCGTCGGCTCGGGCATCTTCGGCGCCGAGGACCCCGAGGCGATGGGCCGGGCCATCGTCGAGGCCGTCAACAACTGGGACGACCCCGAGCGCCTCGTCGAGATCGCCACCGACATCGGCAAGGGCATGAAGGGCGATTCGAACGTCGACATGCCCGAGGAGGAGAAGCTGCAGGGACGCGGCGTGTGA
- a CDS encoding SCP2 sterol-binding domain-containing protein: protein MMDEIDFPSEEWFEEYGRRVNESEAYSENGAGWGVDFNGDFLYVYEADDRLPETRQFFVGLHDGGVTDTYEVDDPDEADAGFVLRGAYSDWIDLNEGNIGAIDGMMSGVFELEGDMQKVMQYTQAAVDLTEIASEIPTNYKY, encoded by the coding sequence ATGATGGACGAGATCGACTTCCCCAGCGAGGAGTGGTTCGAGGAGTACGGGCGCCGGGTCAACGAGAGCGAGGCCTACTCCGAGAACGGGGCCGGATGGGGCGTGGACTTCAACGGCGATTTCCTCTACGTGTACGAGGCCGACGACCGGCTGCCGGAGACACGACAGTTCTTCGTGGGGCTGCACGACGGCGGCGTGACCGATACCTACGAGGTCGATGACCCGGACGAGGCCGACGCCGGGTTCGTCCTCCGGGGGGCCTACTCGGACTGGATCGACCTGAACGAGGGGAACATCGGCGCCATCGACGGCATGATGTCCGGCGTGTTCGAGCTGGAGGGTGATATGCAGAAGGTGATGCAGTACACCCAGGCGGCCGTCGACCTGACCGAGATCGCCAGCGAGATCCCGACGAACTACAAGTACTAG
- a CDS encoding NOG1 family protein: MPAFESLQTVPRSEELVDKAFSRAARAGRAKQGVEAQESMLITAANILSDNLENVVTGWPDFDAVDPFYRELADAVCRDAEGVPGVDALRQHLSEVGWASRQIGELRSEYQGRIRRADPDTARKVRKQAFARFADILDEVEDDLLALGEAREALKTLPDIRADEPAIVVAGYPNVGKSSFVNAVTNARNETASYPFTTTQIRVGHLERDHIRYQLVDTPGLLDRPAEDRNGIEQQAVSALTHLADAVLFMVDASGDCGYPIEAQLALRDELEEVFAVSGDDAEPVPVITVCNKSDRSRDVDADAYMSVTEGENVDAVVDRLIDAVGYEPELPFDE, from the coding sequence ATGCCCGCATTCGAATCCCTGCAGACCGTTCCTCGCTCGGAGGAACTCGTGGACAAGGCGTTCTCCCGAGCGGCGCGTGCGGGCCGCGCGAAGCAAGGCGTCGAGGCCCAGGAGTCGATGCTCATCACGGCCGCCAACATCCTCAGCGACAACCTCGAGAACGTCGTCACCGGGTGGCCCGACTTCGACGCCGTCGACCCGTTCTACCGCGAACTCGCGGACGCCGTCTGCCGGGACGCCGAGGGCGTCCCCGGCGTCGACGCACTCCGCCAGCATCTCTCCGAGGTCGGCTGGGCGAGCCGCCAGATCGGCGAGCTGCGCAGCGAGTACCAGGGCCGCATCCGCCGCGCGGATCCCGACACCGCCCGCAAGGTCCGCAAGCAGGCGTTCGCCCGGTTCGCCGACATCCTCGACGAGGTCGAGGACGACCTGCTCGCGCTGGGTGAGGCCCGCGAGGCGCTGAAGACCCTGCCCGACATCCGGGCCGACGAGCCCGCCATCGTGGTCGCGGGCTACCCCAACGTCGGCAAGTCCTCGTTCGTCAACGCGGTGACGAACGCGCGCAACGAGACCGCGAGCTACCCGTTCACCACGACGCAGATACGGGTGGGTCACCTCGAACGCGACCACATCCGCTACCAGCTGGTCGACACGCCCGGCCTGCTGGACCGCCCGGCCGAGGACCGCAACGGCATCGAGCAGCAGGCCGTGAGCGCGCTGACGCATCTCGCCGATGCCGTCCTGTTCATGGTCGACGCGAGCGGCGACTGCGGCTACCCCATCGAGGCGCAGCTGGCGCTCCGCGACGAACTGGAGGAGGTATTCGCGGTCTCCGGCGACGACGCCGAGCCCGTCCCCGTCATCACCGTCTGCAACAAGAGCGACCGCTCGCGCGACGTCGACGCCGACGCCTACATGAGCGTCACCGAGGGCGAGAACGTGGACGCGGTGGTCGACCGCCTGATCGATGCGGTGGGGTACGAGCCGGAGCTCCCGTTCGACGAGTAG
- the ilvD gene encoding dihydroxy-acid dehydratase — protein sequence MSQQRPSRTEDGDAVGSEGEKPENLRSREVTEGAERAPHRAMFRAMGFDDEDLASPMVGVANPAADITPCNVHLDDVAQSAIDGIDAAGGMPIEFGTITISDAISMGTEGMKASLVSREVIADSVELVSFGERMDALVTVAGCDKNLPGMMMAAIRTDLPSVFLYGGSIMPGQHEGRDVTIVNVFEGVGAYAEGDMSAEELDDLERHACPGAGSCGGMYTANTMASISEALGLAPLGSASAPAEDEERYAVADRAGELVLECVQEDRRPSDILTKESFENAIALQTAIGGSTNAVLHLLALAAEADVDLDIEDFDRISRRTPKIADLSPGGTHVMNDLHEVGGVPVVVRRLLDAGLFHGDQLTVTGRTIAEELEELDLPDDDEIDAEFLYTVDEPKYPEGAIKILTGNLAPDGAVLKATGQDEFHHEGPARIFENEEDAMRYVQEGHIESGDVIVIRNEGPRGGPGMREMLGVTAAVVGAGHEDDVALLTDGRFSGGTRGPMIGHIAPEAFVGGPIAALEDGDHVRVDIPDRTIEVDLSDEELDARLEDWEQPAPAYDTGVLAKYGFAFDSAANGAVTNPGVRRFDDR from the coding sequence ATGAGTCAGCAACGTCCCAGCCGCACCGAGGACGGCGACGCGGTCGGATCCGAAGGGGAGAAGCCCGAGAACCTACGGTCGCGAGAGGTGACCGAAGGAGCGGAACGCGCCCCGCACCGCGCGATGTTCCGCGCGATGGGGTTCGACGACGAGGACCTCGCCTCCCCGATGGTCGGGGTCGCCAACCCCGCAGCCGACATCACGCCCTGCAACGTCCACCTCGACGATGTCGCCCAGAGTGCCATCGACGGCATCGACGCCGCCGGCGGGATGCCCATCGAGTTCGGCACCATCACCATCTCCGACGCCATCTCGATGGGCACCGAGGGGATGAAGGCCTCGCTCGTCTCGCGCGAGGTCATCGCCGACTCCGTCGAGCTCGTCTCCTTCGGCGAGCGTATGGACGCCCTCGTCACGGTCGCGGGCTGTGACAAGAACCTCCCCGGGATGATGATGGCCGCCATCCGGACGGACCTCCCCTCCGTCTTCCTCTACGGCGGCTCCATCATGCCCGGCCAGCACGAGGGACGCGACGTGACCATCGTCAACGTGTTCGAGGGCGTCGGCGCCTACGCCGAGGGCGACATGTCAGCCGAGGAACTGGACGACCTCGAACGGCACGCCTGCCCCGGCGCCGGCTCCTGTGGCGGGATGTACACCGCCAACACGATGGCCTCCATCAGCGAGGCGCTCGGCCTCGCACCGCTCGGGTCGGCCTCGGCCCCGGCGGAGGACGAGGAGCGCTACGCGGTCGCCGACCGCGCGGGCGAACTCGTCCTCGAGTGTGTGCAGGAGGATCGCCGGCCCTCGGACATCCTCACGAAGGAGTCGTTCGAGAACGCTATCGCGCTCCAGACCGCCATCGGCGGTTCGACCAACGCCGTCCTCCACCTGCTCGCGCTGGCCGCCGAGGCCGATGTCGACCTCGACATCGAGGACTTCGACCGCATCAGCCGGCGGACGCCGAAGATCGCCGACCTCTCGCCCGGCGGCACCCACGTCATGAACGACCTCCACGAGGTCGGCGGCGTGCCCGTTGTCGTCCGTCGCCTGCTCGATGCGGGGCTGTTCCACGGCGACCAGCTCACCGTGACGGGCCGCACCATCGCGGAGGAGCTCGAGGAACTGGACCTGCCCGACGACGACGAGATCGACGCGGAGTTCCTCTACACCGTCGACGAGCCCAAGTACCCGGAGGGCGCCATCAAGATCCTCACCGGCAACCTCGCCCCCGATGGGGCCGTCCTGAAGGCGACCGGCCAGGACGAGTTCCACCACGAGGGCCCCGCGCGGATCTTCGAGAACGAGGAGGACGCGATGCGCTACGTCCAGGAGGGCCACATCGAATCGGGCGACGTCATCGTCATCCGGAACGAGGGCCCCCGCGGCGGGCCGGGGATGCGCGAGATGCTCGGCGTCACGGCAGCCGTCGTCGGCGCCGGCCACGAGGACGACGTGGCGCTCCTCACCGACGGGCGGTTCTCCGGCGGCACCCGCGGCCCGATGATCGGCCACATCGCGCCCGAGGCGTTCGTCGGCGGCCCCATCGCCGCGCTGGAGGACGGCGACCACGTCCGGGTCGACATCCCCGACCGGACCATCGAGGTCGACCTGAGCGACGAGGAGCTGGACGCGCGGCTGGAGGACTGGGAGCAACCCGCACCCGCGTACGACACCGGCGTCCTCGCGAAGTACGGCTTCGCGTTCGACTCGGCGGCCAACGGTGCCGTCACGAATCCGGGCGTCCGCCGGTTCGACGACCGGTAA
- a CDS encoding MBL fold metallo-hydrolase, translating to MTDDVDPDAAPAEGDPVAESPEPETAGALTPAELQTWLDEGRAFTLLDTRNRDEIDEWHIDAPRRLDVPYMKFVSARVTGGVDDLVTDGEGPFVAVCPRGEASAEVADLLADAGYEAYNLAGGMHGWARLYEATELPADATPAGVTVLQYRRPSSGCLAYLVVSGEEAVVVDPLRAFAERYAADANERGADLVAAVDTHVHADHVSGVREVADATGAEAVLPAGAVDRGLAWDATLVAAGETVAVGDTELAAVAAPGHTTEMLAYRIGDLLLTGDSLFTHSVARPDLEAGSDRVEAFAATLHETLTERFGALDDDTLVAPGHYAHEDEVTDGLVTARLGDLREDLDLLGVDRGTFVERVLAGMPPRPANHETIIAVNLGRETADEDTAFELELGPNNCAATAD from the coding sequence ATGACCGACGACGTCGACCCCGACGCCGCTCCGGCGGAGGGCGACCCCGTGGCCGAGTCGCCCGAACCGGAGACGGCGGGCGCGCTCACGCCCGCCGAGCTGCAGACGTGGCTCGACGAGGGCCGCGCGTTCACCCTGCTGGATACGCGCAACCGCGACGAGATCGACGAGTGGCACATCGACGCGCCCCGGCGGCTGGACGTGCCGTACATGAAGTTCGTGAGCGCCCGCGTCACCGGCGGTGTCGACGACCTCGTGACCGACGGCGAGGGCCCGTTCGTCGCGGTCTGCCCGCGCGGCGAGGCCAGCGCGGAGGTCGCGGACCTGCTGGCCGACGCGGGGTACGAGGCGTACAACCTCGCCGGCGGCATGCACGGCTGGGCACGGCTGTACGAGGCGACCGAGCTCCCGGCCGACGCCACGCCCGCGGGCGTGACGGTACTCCAGTACCGGCGGCCCTCCAGCGGCTGTCTGGCGTACCTCGTCGTGTCGGGCGAGGAGGCCGTCGTCGTCGACCCGCTGCGGGCCTTCGCCGAGCGGTACGCCGCCGACGCCAACGAGCGCGGGGCCGACCTCGTCGCGGCCGTCGACACGCACGTCCACGCCGACCACGTCAGCGGCGTCCGCGAGGTGGCCGACGCGACCGGTGCCGAGGCGGTCCTGCCGGCGGGTGCGGTCGACCGCGGGCTGGCGTGGGACGCGACGCTCGTCGCGGCGGGCGAGACGGTCGCCGTCGGCGACACCGAACTCGCGGCCGTCGCCGCGCCCGGCCACACGACGGAGATGCTGGCCTACCGAATCGGAGACCTCCTCCTGACGGGCGACTCGCTGTTCACCCACAGCGTGGCGCGTCCCGACCTGGAGGCCGGGAGCGACCGCGTCGAGGCGTTCGCCGCGACCCTCCACGAGACACTCACCGAGCGGTTCGGCGCGCTCGACGACGACACGCTGGTCGCACCGGGGCACTACGCCCACGAGGACGAGGTCACGGACGGCCTCGTGACCGCGCGCCTGGGCGACCTGCGCGAGGACCTCGACCTCCTCGGCGTCGACCGGGGGACGTTCGTCGAGCGCGTGCTGGCCGGGATGCCGCCGCGGCCCGCCAACCACGAAACCATCATCGCGGTCAATCTCGGGCGCGAGACCGCGGACGAGGACACGGCGTTCGAACTGGAACTGGGGCCGAACAACTGCGCCGCCACCGCGGACTGA
- a CDS encoding HVO_0234 family beta-propeller protein codes for MSDDDISIDEKRVYGAKTGTTAAFVATGAGLARVEISGDLVGEFGLAHRGGVHDVAGHDGRLAVAADDDVRLGIGDIFRPTGFGTATAVGWHDGTLHAAGDGRVARFDPDGDPAVGDLDDPAPGTWTTAFEVGDVRAIVDDTVAAADGLFRLDGGHIGLADARDVAPSVPLAATGDGLYYLGNGWMDALPGDFRAVVAAPDGRAHAATPDALYARAPGSDGYGPEAWVEVDLPVTGHVVDVAYGPEATYAVTAEGTVLVNAGDGWRDRSLGLPDARRLAVPGVTL; via the coding sequence ATGAGCGACGACGACATCTCCATCGACGAGAAGCGCGTCTACGGCGCCAAGACCGGAACGACGGCCGCGTTCGTCGCCACGGGCGCGGGCCTCGCGCGGGTCGAGATCTCCGGTGACCTCGTCGGCGAGTTCGGGCTCGCCCACCGCGGCGGCGTCCACGACGTGGCCGGGCACGATGGACGCCTCGCGGTCGCGGCCGACGACGACGTGCGCCTCGGCATCGGCGACATCTTCCGGCCGACCGGGTTCGGGACCGCGACGGCCGTCGGCTGGCACGACGGCACCCTCCACGCCGCGGGCGACGGCCGAGTCGCCCGGTTCGACCCCGACGGCGACCCCGCGGTGGGCGACCTCGACGACCCCGCCCCGGGCACGTGGACCACCGCGTTCGAGGTCGGGGACGTCCGCGCCATCGTCGACGACACGGTAGCCGCCGCGGACGGCCTGTTCCGCCTCGACGGCGGCCACATCGGCCTCGCCGATGCCCGCGACGTGGCGCCCTCGGTCCCGCTCGCGGCGACCGGTGACGGGCTCTACTACCTCGGCAACGGCTGGATGGACGCACTGCCGGGCGACTTCCGGGCGGTGGTCGCCGCGCCCGACGGCCGCGCACACGCCGCGACGCCGGACGCCCTGTACGCCCGGGCCCCCGGGAGCGACGGCTACGGGCCGGAGGCGTGGGTCGAGGTCGACCTCCCGGTCACCGGCCATGTCGTCGACGTGGCCTACGGCCCGGAGGCGACGTACGCCGTCACCGCCGAGGGGACCGTCCTCGTGAACGCTGGCGACGGCTGGCGCGACCGCTCGCTCGGCCTCCCGGACGCGCGCCGGCTTGCCGTTCCAGGTGTGACGCTGTAG
- a CDS encoding tripartite tricarboxylate transporter permease: protein MLPATQSRPPTFLTAVDLAGVRILLDPALAATALAFVAGGILLGTVSGLTPGLHANNMALLLASVAPAVPGPPRLVGAALLATGVVHTFLDVVPALALGVPDPAMAASALPGHRLVLEGRGREALRLSALGSGLAVVLAVPLAVPVTRAMVAAYPTLRAHLPLVLGGVALVLVVTERDPFRMLVGAGSFLASGALGWLTLDLDPAAPLAVGGMLTPLFAGLFGAPVLVDALGGSGVPQQDDATVATAPGTVARLGAVGALAGAVVGYIPGVSSAVAATVALLAVGGSGARGFVVTTSGVNTANSIFALFALVALGSPRTGVLVALEEARTPLNLPLLLAAAGLAAVAGFCMVPLVGDRYLRRLRDADYGRLSAAVLVGLVAVSFVFAGPVGVGVFLVAGGLGLVPARLGARRSHLMGVLMGPLIVGA, encoded by the coding sequence GTGCTCCCGGCGACACAGTCCAGACCGCCCACGTTCCTGACGGCCGTCGACCTCGCGGGCGTCCGAATCCTGCTCGACCCGGCGCTCGCGGCGACGGCACTCGCGTTCGTCGCCGGGGGCATCCTGCTGGGGACGGTCAGCGGGCTGACCCCGGGACTGCACGCGAACAACATGGCGCTACTGCTGGCCTCCGTGGCGCCCGCAGTCCCCGGGCCGCCGCGGCTCGTCGGCGCCGCGCTGCTCGCCACCGGGGTCGTCCACACGTTCCTCGACGTGGTGCCCGCGCTGGCGCTCGGGGTGCCCGACCCGGCGATGGCGGCCTCCGCGCTCCCGGGACATCGGCTCGTGCTGGAGGGCCGCGGCCGGGAGGCGCTGCGGCTCTCGGCGCTCGGGAGCGGCCTCGCGGTGGTGCTGGCGGTCCCGCTCGCGGTTCCCGTGACGAGGGCGATGGTCGCTGCCTATCCGACACTGCGGGCGCACCTCCCGCTCGTCCTCGGCGGCGTGGCGCTGGTGCTCGTGGTCACCGAGCGCGACCCGTTCCGGATGCTCGTCGGAGCGGGGTCGTTCCTCGCGAGCGGCGCGCTCGGCTGGCTGACGCTGGATCTGGACCCGGCCGCCCCGCTCGCGGTCGGCGGGATGCTGACGCCCCTGTTCGCGGGACTGTTCGGCGCGCCCGTCCTCGTCGACGCGCTCGGTGGGAGCGGGGTCCCCCAGCAGGACGATGCGACGGTCGCCACGGCCCCCGGAACCGTCGCCCGCCTCGGCGCCGTCGGCGCGCTCGCGGGCGCGGTCGTGGGCTACATCCCGGGCGTCTCCAGCGCGGTCGCCGCCACCGTGGCACTGCTCGCCGTCGGGGGCAGCGGTGCCCGCGGCTTCGTCGTGACGACGAGCGGCGTCAACACGGCCAACTCGATATTCGCGCTGTTCGCGCTCGTCGCGCTCGGCTCGCCGCGGACGGGCGTGCTGGTGGCGCTGGAGGAGGCGAGGACGCCGCTGAACCTGCCGCTCCTGCTCGCGGCCGCCGGACTCGCGGCCGTGGCCGGGTTCTGCATGGTTCCGCTCGTCGGCGACCGGTACCTCCGGCGCCTGCGTGACGCCGACTACGGCCGGCTGTCGGCTGCCGTTCTCGTCGGCCTCGTGGCGGTCTCGTTCGTCTTCGCCGGCCCGGTGGGCGTCGGCGTGTTCCTCGTGGCGGGCGGGCTCGGGCTGGTGCCCGCACGCCTCGGCGCTCGCCGGTCGCACCTCATGGGCGTGCTGATGGGCCCACTCATCGTCGGCGCATGA
- the prs gene encoding ribose-phosphate diphosphokinase — protein sequence MIVPGSGSQSLAAALSAALDEPLAPVEFERFADGELLARVPEFEGERAVVVAATDSSDAHVELLQLQDAVADRADEVVTVVPYMGYGRQDERFREGEPISARAMARAISTGTDRVLVVNPHEPGVGEFFDVPFTAVDASARLAEPLPDDLREPLFLAPDEGAIDLAATVRDAYGAGATDHFVKHRDRETGAVEMEPSQVDAGGRDVVLVDDIIATGGTMSEAIDQLHGHAVGRVFVTCIHPMLAASARTRLERADIEAVYGTDTLERAVSCVSVAPAVAADL from the coding sequence ATGATCGTTCCAGGGTCCGGGTCGCAGTCGCTGGCCGCCGCCCTGTCGGCCGCCCTCGACGAGCCCCTGGCCCCCGTCGAGTTCGAGCGGTTCGCGGACGGCGAACTGCTCGCGCGCGTCCCCGAGTTCGAGGGTGAGCGCGCCGTCGTGGTCGCGGCCACCGATTCGAGCGACGCCCACGTCGAACTCCTGCAGCTCCAGGACGCCGTCGCCGACCGGGCCGACGAGGTCGTGACCGTCGTCCCGTACATGGGCTACGGCCGGCAGGACGAGCGCTTCCGCGAGGGGGAGCCGATCTCCGCGCGGGCGATGGCACGGGCCATCTCGACCGGCACGGACCGCGTCCTCGTGGTCAACCCACACGAACCCGGCGTCGGGGAGTTCTTCGACGTGCCGTTCACGGCCGTCGACGCGTCGGCCCGCCTCGCCGAACCGCTCCCCGACGACCTCCGGGAACCGCTGTTCCTCGCGCCCGACGAGGGCGCGATCGACCTCGCGGCGACGGTCCGGGACGCCTACGGCGCGGGCGCGACCGACCACTTCGTGAAGCACCGCGACCGCGAGACCGGCGCGGTCGAGATGGAGCCCTCGCAGGTCGACGCCGGCGGCCGGGACGTCGTCCTCGTCGACGACATCATCGCCACGGGCGGGACGATGAGCGAGGCCATCGACCAGTTGCACGGGCACGCCGTCGGGCGCGTGTTCGTCACCTGCATCCACCCGATGCTGGCGGCGAGCGCGCGGACGCGACTCGAACGGGCGGACATCGAGGCCGTCTACGGGACCGACACGCTGGAGCGGGCGGTCTCCTGTGTGAGCGTCGCCCCGGCCGTCGCGGCGGACCTGTGA